The genome window CGGACATGGCCGGCCGTCTTGAGATCGTCTCGACCGAGCGGGTGCGGGACGAGCTGAACAAGCTGCTCCTGTCCGCCCACCCTCGCGAGGGCCTGAGCCTGCTGGTCGACACCGGCCTCGCCGAGCACGTCCTGCCCGAGCTGCCCGCGCTGCGTCTGGAACGGGACGAGCATCATCGGCACAAGGACGTCTACGACCACACACTGATCGTCCTGGAGCAGGCGATCGCGCTCGAGGACGACGGGCCGGACCTCACCCTGCGGCTCGCCGCGCTGCTGCACGACATCGGCAAGCCGCGTACCCGACGATTCGAGAAGGACGGCCGGGTCTCCTTCCACCACCACGAGATGGTGGGCGCCAAGATGACCAAGAAGCGCATGGTGGCCCTCAAGTACTCCAACGACCTCGTCAGGGACGTCTCGCGTCTGGTCGAACTTCACCTGCGCTTCCATGGATACGGCACCGGTGAGTGGACGGACTCCGCGGTCCGCCGCTACGTGCGCGACGCCGGCCCGCTCCTGGACCGGCTCCACCGGCTGACCCGTTCCGACTGCACGACACGGAACAAGCGCAGGGCTAACGCTCTGTCGCGTGCGTACGACGGCCTGGAGGAGCGCATCGCCCAACTGCAGGACCAGGAGGAGCTGGACGCCATCCGCCCGGACCTCGACGGCAACCAGATCATGGAGATCCTGGGTGTCGGCCCCGGCCCCGTCATCGGGCAGGCGTACAAGTTCCTGCTGGAGCTGAGGCTGGAGAACGGGCCGATGGAACACGATGAGGCGGTCACCGCACTCAAGGAGTGGTGGGCTCAGACGTCGCAGGCATCGTGACGACCAGTACTCCGAAGTCCCGGTGAGGCTCCGGCGCGGGCGCGATGTTTCACGTGAAACATCGCGCCCGCGCTGTTGTGTCAGCGGAGTCTGCGAGGGAAGGCAGGCGCCGAGGGGTCGATGTTTCACGTGAAACATCGGTGCCCCTGCGTCAGCGCTGCCTCGTCACCTCGACTCTGGCCATGGCCGCGGCGATCACTCCATAGATCACGGCCACGGTGATGACCAGGGCGACCGAGCGGCCGTCCGGTGGAAGCATCAGGGCTGCCACGGCGGCGGCACCGACGAAGGCGATGTTGAACAGGACGTCGTAGAGGGAGAAGATCCGTCCCCGGTAGCCGTCCTCGACGGAGGACTGGACGATCGTGTCCGTGGAGATCTTCGCTCCCTGTGTGACCAGACCCAGGACGAACGCCGCGATCAATATCGGTACTTCCGTGAACGGCAGGCCGAGGGCCGGTTCCAACAGGGCGGCAGCCGCGGAGCAGGTGACGATCCACATGCCCGGCCCCAGTCGCCCGGCTGCCCAGGGCGTGATCACCGCCGCGGTGAAGAACCCGGCTCCCGAGATCCCCACGGCGAGACCGAGAAGGGCCAGCCCCTGCTCGGAGTCGGATGCCGCGGAGGTGTCGGACGACCAGGCGTATCGGCAGAGCATGAGCACCATGACCGTCAGGGCGCCGTAGCAGAACCGCATCAGCGTCATCGAGGTCAACGCCCAGGCAGCCGCCCGTCGCCCCGGCTCGGCGAGGTGCCGTACGCCTGCTGCCAGACCTCGCGCGGTCCCGGCGAGCGCAGCGCAGAGCCGCGGCTGGACCAACTCCGGATCCGGGCCGAGCAGTTCCCGGGCCATGCGCAGGGAAGCCAGGGCCGCGCAGAGGTACAGGGTCGAGCCGAGGAGGACCACCACGGCGTCGGAGTCCGAGGCCACCAGCCGTACGACGAAAGCGAGTCCGCCGCCGGCGGTCGCGGCGAGCGTTCCGGCGGTCGGTGAGAGGGAGTTGGCGATCACCAGGCGGTCGGCGTCCACCACACGGGGCAGCGCCGCGGAGAGTCCCGCCAGTACGAAGCGGTTGACCGCCGTGACACAGAGCGCGGAGGCGTAGAAGAGCCAGTCGGGCACGTCGCCCAGGATCAGGACGGCGGTCACGGACGCCAGCAGGGCACGCAGCAGGTTTCCGTACAGCAGCACCTGGCGACGTCGCCAGCGGTCCAGCAGGACGCCGGCGAAGGGGCCGACGAGGGAGTACGGGAGAAGCAGGACCGCCATCGCGGAGGCGATGGCCGCCGCCGAGGTCTGCTTCTCGGGCGAGAAGACGACGTAGGTGGCGAGCGCGACCTGGTAGACGCCGTCGGCTCCCTGGGACAGCAGCCGTACGGTCAGCAGATGCCGGAAGTCCCGGAGGCGGAGCAGGACACGCAGGTCGCGCACGACGGACATGGGGCACAGCCTCACATACGGGGAGGGCCCCCGGGGCACATGCCCCGGAGACCCTCAACAGCCCACTACGAACGCCCGGTCAGCGCTCGACCTCGCCCTTGATGAACTTCTCGACGTTCTCACGGGCCTCGTCGTCGAAGTACTGCACCGGCGGGGACTTCATGAAGTACGAGGACGCCGACAGGATCGGACCCCCGATACCGCGGTCCTTGGCGATCTTCGCGGCGCGCAGGGCGTCGATGATGACACCGGCGGAGTTCGGGGAGTCCCAGACCTCGAGCTTGTACTCCAGGTTCAGCGGGACGTCACCGAAGGCGCGGCCCTCAAGACGGACGTACGCCCACTTGCGGTCGTCGAGCCAGGCGACGTAGTCGGACGGGCCGATGTGGACGTTCTTCTCGCCCAGTTCCCGGTCGG of Streptomyces phaeolivaceus contains these proteins:
- a CDS encoding CCA tRNA nucleotidyltransferase, with protein sequence MPNANEDNSALSQVQRRAVSELLRVSPVADDLARRFQQAGFSLALVGGSVRDALLGRLGNDLDFTTDARPEDVLKIVRPWADSVWEVGIAFGTVGAQKDGYQIEVTTYRSEAYDRTSRKPEVSYGDSIEEDLVRRDFTVNAMAVALPEKEFIDPHGGLEDLSARVLRTPGTPEESFSDDPLRMMRAARFAAQLDFEVAPEVVAAMTDMAGRLEIVSTERVRDELNKLLLSAHPREGLSLLVDTGLAEHVLPELPALRLERDEHHRHKDVYDHTLIVLEQAIALEDDGPDLTLRLAALLHDIGKPRTRRFEKDGRVSFHHHEMVGAKMTKKRMVALKYSNDLVRDVSRLVELHLRFHGYGTGEWTDSAVRRYVRDAGPLLDRLHRLTRSDCTTRNKRRANALSRAYDGLEERIAQLQDQEELDAIRPDLDGNQIMEILGVGPGPVIGQAYKFLLELRLENGPMEHDEAVTALKEWWAQTSQAS
- a CDS encoding MFS transporter, producing the protein MSVVRDLRVLLRLRDFRHLLTVRLLSQGADGVYQVALATYVVFSPEKQTSAAAIASAMAVLLLPYSLVGPFAGVLLDRWRRRQVLLYGNLLRALLASVTAVLILGDVPDWLFYASALCVTAVNRFVLAGLSAALPRVVDADRLVIANSLSPTAGTLAATAGGGLAFVVRLVASDSDAVVVLLGSTLYLCAALASLRMARELLGPDPELVQPRLCAALAGTARGLAAGVRHLAEPGRRAAAWALTSMTLMRFCYGALTVMVLMLCRYAWSSDTSAASDSEQGLALLGLAVGISGAGFFTAAVITPWAAGRLGPGMWIVTCSAAAALLEPALGLPFTEVPILIAAFVLGLVTQGAKISTDTIVQSSVEDGYRGRIFSLYDVLFNIAFVGAAAVAALMLPPDGRSVALVITVAVIYGVIAAAMARVEVTRQR